From the genome of Setaria viridis chromosome 1, Setaria_viridis_v4.0, whole genome shotgun sequence:
TATGAAATGCACTTAGGTAGGCCGATACCATTTCTAGatgaatataatataagatGAGAAAAAAATTACATTTGATAAATAATAAGCTCTAgtaatgtgtgtgtgtgtgtatatatatacatgcaaGGAAATGATAATGATAAGAAATAATTCAATTCGTTAATGTTTAATAGGAGATATTTAGAAATTCATGGAATAGCCATACAAATTCATGAAAATATCCCACTGACAACTAGTAATCCAACATGCGGGAAAGTGCGCACGAATTTACTGAAGCCTTTCAGCCTTTCAAAGTCAATCGAATTGAAGATCCGGTTCTCACAGGGAGCAAGCCAAGCGGATTGAGATCGGCCGACCCAATGCAAGTGCCGGGACGATAAGGATGCAAGTGTGCCTTGTACGTgtccgcgcgcgcgggcgcatTTTCGACTACTATACCATGGCTTTGTACGTACGACAAGTGTGCACCGTAAGCCATGGCGTcgcgcggcggcacggccgTGCGCATGTGCACGCTAACTCTGTAGCGCCtacgccttcttcttcccttcttcctcccttccccGTTTTTACGCCGGCTTCCGTACGTGTTTGTCCAATTCAATCCTCAAGCCACTAAAGCAGTCGTGTGATTACGTCAAATGCTAGTTTTGTATACATACGGCCACACACGATGCATCGAACAATCATACTCAGTTCAGCATATCCAAGTACACATACACACAAGACTACAAGAGCACACCAACGGGGACACACATAAACCAGCCACTCACAGCTTAATTTGTACGAGTTCTAGAGAACTTGATCGGTCGATTATTGGTATGGCTCCGGCTCGAGCTTTCGCAGTTCTGTTGCTCATAGCCGGCTGCTGGGCCTGGGCGAcgtccgcggcggcggatggagTCGCGACGAACTCATCACCACCGTCGTCCGCTCCGGCGCCGGTCGTGTGGGAGAGGGCGCACGCGACGTTCTACGGCGGAGCTGATGCCTCCGACACCATGGGTGGCGCGTGCGGGTACGGGAACCTGTACGCGCAGGGGTACggcacgcgcacggcggcgcTGAGCACGGTGCTCTTCAACGACGGCGCGTCGTGCGGGCAGTGCTACAAGATCGCGTGCGACCGCAAGACGGACCCGACGTGGTGCAGGCCCGGCGTCACGGTCACCGTCACCGCCACCAACTTCTGCCCGCCCAACTGGGAGTACCCCGATGGCGGGTGGTGCAACACGGTGCGCCCCCACTTTGACATGGCCCAGCCGGCGTGGGAGAAGATCGGCACCGACTACCGCGCCGGCATCATCCCCGTCATCTACCAAAGGTACACGCCGATTCTTAACATGCCTTTTCCTTCTCTACTAGTCACTTAACCGATACTGAAGTATCTTATTTTTTCCAAATGGAAACTTGTTGTGCGTCCATGCAGAGTCCCGTGCATGAAGCGAGGTGGGGTGCGGTTCACCATCTACGGGCACGACTATTTCAACCTCGTACTCGTGACCAACGTCGCAGGAGCTGGCTCCATCAGATCCATGGATGTGAGGAGCTCCGATTCGACCGAGTGGATGCCGATGGCGCGCAACTGGGGCGCGAACTGGCACTCCCTGGTGTATCTCAGTGGGAAGAGGCTCTCGTTCAGGGTGACCATCACGGATGGACAGACACTGGCGTTTGCAAATGTGGTGCCGGCGGGCTGGGCGTTCGGCTTGACATTGGCAAGCAATTTGCAGTTCAAgtcatgatgattgatgagGACTTCGCTGGATGTGGCTCTCGCTTGGAACAATTCATCGCCGGCAACCTGATTTAGGAATTGTTGAATTGGACTAATTAAAGCCGCTGCTCGTTCTGTGTAATATAATGATCGAATGCACTACTTGTATATAGATAATATTGTACAGTTGTCTTGTAATTAACTCTGAATGTGAATATCTGTGTTCATGAATTCATCTTTGTGCTCGTGAATATTACTGTTTATCTATATGCACGTACTGTTGGAAATTTGTTGTTTAATTTCCTCCTGAACGTTTAAATTTCCAGTTTTCCTTTTCAcattctttttgggatggagAGCTAGAGAGCAGCCCTGCAGAAGTAACGAGTGCAGAACTGAGAGAGGCATGTCTTAAGAATAGCTAAATTTATGAAGATCATACGTGGTTAAAAATTATTGGTTAAGTTAGGTTTAAATTTTTGAGTGGGGGCACATGCCCTCACTAGGCTTAACATGGGTCCACCATTGACGAGTGCCCAGCTTCGAAATAGTTCATTGTGACCTTGTGACACGTTTTCACGAGGCTGAGAGATAGGACAAAGAAAGGTAGTTAATTACTAGGTTAATCCCAGTAACGGTGCATATCAAATGAGCGTCGCGTAGGATGTTTTGGTGATATGGCGTATAGTTAAAGAAGAGAGacttgggaaaaaaaatttattgGAGATACTCCCTCCTTTCCACAAATAATGCAATTGTAGTTTTTTTCTCGGACAAATTAGTACTGTTATCAAACAACCTTGGTACCTTATTGATTACCTGAGTCCACCTATTTAGACGtgatgtctttttttttgttggcgCAAGGAATGACATGCAGGGTGATTAACACCGGCAAATCTGTTTTGGTCACTTGATTAGCCATGCGAGGTAATTAAAGAAGTCTACGATTGACATCAAAATTGACAGATTTTGTCAGACCTGACCACCcaaactggtcagaccggtttgggcAAATTCATCAAAATATGAATTGGACTTCACTACTGTCTAGCTGTCGTCGAGTAGATTAAAACGTATATAAAATGTCCGATTCAAAGCTCTGATGAAGGAGTAATGACTTCGAGAAGATCTGCACGTAGGAAAACCTATCAAACCGGTTTGCTAGGGCGGCTAGATAGGTTTAGTCTGTGTAATTCGAGTTAGGAGTTATATTTTGACACGAGATTTGTAAGGGTTTCGATTCCTAacggggcaagacctcccctccctataTGAAaggccacggccgattgagtTGAACCCAATCGAATAAATCtcatgtgcatttacgttttatCTCCTAAACCCTAAACTCCTCCAACCTCCCTTGTTGTTCATCTACTGATCTTCAGGACCATAGATGGTGTTCTAGGCTTGCTAGCTAACCCTAGGGCATGCCGCCGACGTTCACACCCTGGTGGGGTCCCTCCCAGGCAAGAGCTTCAACgacctttgctagtttgctcgtaaactagTCGTTCTTCACCATGTAGGTGTGTTGCTTATCCCTTTGCCAGTTTGCTCGTAAATCTAGCCGTCCTCCATCACGTAAGCATGGTAGTTATCCTTTTGAACGATCGATTTGGACTAAAACCTAGGAAACCGGCATGTCCGGGTTGCTGAACCGGTCTGACCGTCTGTGCAACATCGTTGCTATTCGGTCTGTTTGCGACCCACACTCTCTAGTGCTTTTGGTGTGTTGACCAAAAAAAGCATCAATACCTACTTGTGGTCCAATTTCTTATATTGCAATCTTTatgggattttttttccaaatgtcAGGATTGTTGGTTTCACCATTTCACAAGGCCGGGGGAGTACAACTTTACTCAGGGCTCGTTTGTCTGGGCTGTGGCTTTGGTTGAAACGGCTCTGGCTGTGACTTCTCTAGTGGAGCTTGTCTAGTTAGAAACAATTTGGCAGGACAACTTATCTTCGTTGTTTCAAATGGATAAAAATGAATGTCCACAGTGCTCTTTATCATTTTTTCTTCCACTTTCTCCTCTTTTCTCCatatttttttctcccttcctttttcttcttctttccttcctcCCTTACCCGCTCTTTCCTTTCCTCACCCCGATCTCTTATTGGCTCGCAACGCTAGGCCCCCAGCGCCTCCCCTGGCCTGCTGGCGCCACGCGCCTCCGTTGCTCgcccccgacgccgccaccCTCCATCTCACGCCTAGCGCCACCTCCCTCGTCCCCGCAACCCTACGCCGCCATCCTCCGCTGACTGCTGCGCGCGCCCTGTCCGAGCCATGGAGTTCCCCTGCATCCCTGCTCCTGCCCCGTGTTCTTGCGCCTGCTGTCCTCCGCCATGGGCCATGACAGGTAAAAGAGTCACATCCCCCGCAGCAAAGGGTGGAAGCCACGGGagtcaaatttatttttttggctTCTCCCCCCACCGAAACGCTCTAGAGATCGCATTTTGCGGTGCTCCTCACCGAATCATTTTGCACATGCCCTTTAATTTGGTAGGGTTTCATCAGAAGCCGGTGGAGGAGCCGGTGGTGAAGTCCTGCCAAAGGAGGCATCCAACTCGATCAACAAGATTAGAAAAACATGCTCACCAGTTTGGTTAAAAGAAAACGTCATTTCAATCAGCTGGCTTAACTAGTTGTAACTCGACGTTTCCTGAGAAACCTGTTCAAACTAATCATTGATCGCACGGCGATGCATGGGCGCTGTTGATGTTGCTGTCCAGGTGAAGGATATATCACTCGTGTAAGAATCAAGGAACACACACGACATCCACATCAATTTCTTGAACAGGGGGGAGAGTACAGAGTACCCTGAACATGCGTGGAAATGCGAAGCAAAGATGGACGGAATATGCGTGCCTGCGGGTACATTTTGCTGTTTGGATTACCCCGCAAGCCATGCATGGCGCGGCTGATGACGGCCATGCACATGTGGTCGACCGCTTTCTTCAGCTAGATGCTTTCATCAGATTCCCTGCTCAATTGCAAGGCAGAGTCAGTAATGGTAGCCTATATATACATCCAATTCACCACACAATCATCAGAACAAGATTTCCACACACACGTACACAGAGAATCTAGACGCCCTGTCAGTCAAAGCAATTCATACCGATCAGGCTTTAGATCGTCACCTCCTGCAATTTGTGGTTGTGGCACGCCCTAAAGCTTATTGCAAATCAACTTCTGGTATGGCTTCAGCTCGAGTTCTCGCAGTCGTGTTGCTCGCACTCGGCTGGGCAATGGCAGTGGCCGCAGACGACGTCGCGACGACCAGctcaccgtcgccgccaccggctccggcgccgATCGTGTGGCAGAGAGCCCACGCGACGTTCTACGGTGGAGCAGATGCCGCCGGGACCATGGGTAACTAGCAATACACGCTTCGATTGCCCATTCATATATCTAAGCAGATCGCTGATGATGATGTGCGTTCATGGCAGGCGGCGCTTGCGGGTATGGCAACCTCTACTCGCAGGGGTACGGCTCGCGCACGGCGGCGCTGAGCACGGTGCTCTTCGCTGACGGCGCGTCGTGCGGGCAGTGCTACAAGATCGCCTGCGACCGGAAGACGAACCCGGCGTTGTGCAAGCCCGGCGTCACGGTCACGGTCACCGCCACCAACTTCTGCCCGCCCAACTGGGAGTTCCCCGACGGCGGGTGGTGCAACACGGTGCGCCCCCACTTCGACATGGCGCAGCCGGCCTGGGAGAAGATCGGCGCCGACACCAGAGTCGGCATCATCCCCGTCATCTACCAAAGGTCTTTATCATTCTTTTGCAGCTTAAGTAACTCAATTAGCCTTGTCTCTCTCAAGCAAGAAACTGCCGTCGACAAATGCAACAAATAACTTAAATATGAAAACTTGTTGTGGATGCAGAGTTCCATGCGTGAGGAGGGGTGGAGTGAGGTTCACGATCAACGGGCACGACTACTTCAACCTTGTTCTGGTGGCCAATGTCGCAGCGGCCGGCTCCATCAAATCCATGGATGTCAAGACCTCCGACTCGACCGATTGGATGCCGATGGCGCGCAACTGGGGCGCGAACTGGCACTCTCTGGCGTACCTCAGTGGGAAAAGGCTCTCGTTCAGGGTGACCATCACGGATGGGCAGACTCTCGAGTTCACAAACGTGGTGCCGCCTGGCTGGACGTTCGGCGTCACGTTTGCAAGCAACTTGCAGTTCAAATGAGCACCTGCACCTCACTGGGTTGTTACTTGCCTATTATTGTTGATCTGATGGAATCAGATTCCGTATAGTGTGACGATAATGGTGTTAATAAGTTGCTCATGTTGCACACTACTCCCTTGCATATCACACTACCAATGGCAGAGTTCTATTGTAACTCtggtttttattttattttttattgtacATAAATTTATGCTCGTATTAAATTCTAATGTATAAGTAaagatgtatatatacatatgctACTGGTAGTGAGACTTACCATGGCTATATATACATGAATTGTGGTGTATATATACAATCATCTTCTAAGATAATACTATATTTGTGAGATTAATCATTACACGCTGACGGGCGCCGTTGATGATGCGGTCCAGGTGCAGAATCACTCCAACACTTATGACTCAATTAAGGAACCTGACTATGCTCTTAGGGGAATTTTTCCATCGAACTGATGAAATATTAAAAATTATCTAGTGCAATATTAGCCGTCAATGTTTGCAACATGGAAAATAATGTGCAAAAATAACTACATCGTCCAACTCCGGGATAGAAAATTTTCACCATAACATGAACACTATCATGTAACATTCACTGCGAATTCGAAACATGTAGAAACAATAGCTGCAATATCGATGCTTAATTATTGCAACATATATCAAgcgtcaatttttttttaaaattccgGATATCTATTTTGTAGTATTATCGTTATCGTTAAGGAACATGCGAAATTCCTAATCTCTTTGACAAGTACACAAAGCAGTTCATTTCACCTTTGAAAGTCAAGCAATGCAGCGATCCTCTGCAAAAGAGGGAACCTGAAGCAAACTTCGACCAACGGAATGTGCGCAGTGCCCGCCCATACGTGTTTGCGGCTACATTTTCCACTCTGGAGTCTGGATTACCCCGTAAGCCATGCACACAGTGCGGCGGATGACGGCCCTGCACATGTCCTCGGCTCGCTTCGTCCTTCACCTAGCTGCCTCATCTTACTCTTCCCTCTGTCCAAATAATTTTTAATACTCCAGCCGCCGATCGATCGCAAGGCTAAACTAAGGTTGTAATGGCAGCCTATATATACATCCAATTCAGTACTTACAACATCATCAGAACCAGATTTACACACGCAAGAATAAACACTTGTGCACTGCGCATCTTGCAGCTCAAATTTAACTTTCAGCGCTTCCGCAGTATCAGTTGTGCAAATTGATGATCGGAATGGATTCAGCTCCAGTTCTCGCAGCCGTGTTGCTCGCACTCGTCTGGGCGCTGGCCGTGGCCGAAGACGGCGCCGCCACCAACGCAACGTCTCCGGCGCCGACGACCGGGTGGCTCAAGGCGCATGCCACGTTctacggcggcgccgacgcctcCAACACCATGGGTAATTAGCACACTAGCTTAATGACTAATCAAACCAAGAAATGCAAGTGCACAAGCACGGCAGTTCATCGTCATGACGATATATAACCCACCCACCCTGCTTCATAATTCTATTGCCTAAACTCAATCTGACCCGCCCACCAATTAATATAACCCATGGGTTTAGTATATGAACTTATAAGTTTATATAAATCTCGTGTTCACAACTAAAAATTTTAGATAAATCGACTgaaatttgttgcagatgaatcagtttgacagtccgctactttatGCAAAGTAGTGTGGTTGGACTTATATGTGGACCCCGCATCAAGAGCTGGACCttaaaactaaaacctcacgTTTACACCTTAAAAATTTAGAGAAATTAATCGAAATTTGCTGAAGATGAATCAATTTGACAATCCGATACTTTGGGAAGTAGCAAGGTAGTGTGGTTGACACATATGTGTGGGTCTCGCGTCAAGACCCGAACCTTAAAACTAAAACCTTGCGTTCACACTTTAAATTATGAGCGAAATTGACTGAATTTattgcagatgaattagtttgaTAGTATGCTACCTTGTGCAAGGTAGTGCAAttggacttatatgtgggctCCACGTCAAGAGTCGGACACTAAAACTGAAACGTCGCTTTCACACTTTAATTTTTGAACAAAATTAACTGAAATTTGTTGTAGATGAATCAATTTGATAGTTTGCTACTTTGTGCAAGGTAGTGTAGCTGGATTTATCTATAGGTCCCGCGTCAAGAGCCAGACCCTAAAGCTAAAACCTCGcattcacactttaaaattctAGAGAAATTGACTgaaatttgttgcagatgaatcaATTTGACAGTCTGCTACTTTATGCAAGCTAGTGCAGCTGGATTTATATGTGGACCCCgtgtcaagagtcggaccctaaagcTAAAACCTTGCGTTGACACCtgacaccttaaaattttagagaaattgactaaaatttgttgcagatgaatcaGTTTGACAGTTCGCTACTTTGTGCAGAGTGTGTGGCTAGACTTACATGTGGGCCCCGTATCAAGAGccggaccctaaaactaaaacctcacgttcacactttaaattttagagaaattgatcgaaatttatTGGAGataaattagttttacaatCTGCTATTTTGTGCAAAGTACTATGACTAAATCTGCATATAGGTCCCACATTGAGAGATGAAACCTGAAACTTAAATCTACGAGTTAAACCCATACAAACCTAAAAAAGAGAATCACTTCCAACCCACCCCAACCCGCATTTGCAATATACCCAACCCACTCCAACCCATTATATATAAAACCTATTTTAACCCATTCAAACACACTCCGCATCACAACCCGTCCCATAAAACCCATTTCAAGTTTTCAACCAGCCCTATTAGTAGGCCTAGTTGTGCAGGCCTGACGGCGCCACGATGACCGTCACGGCAACAAATTTCTACCCGCCTAAAGAGTGTCTCCAACAGCATATATGAAACTCATGATCTAAAAACACAAAGTTGACTTCTGAAACTCATGATCTAAAAACACAAAGTTGACTTCTCTAACAGCATATCTAAAACTAGTGACCTATAATCCTTTCAAGGGCTAATCCGCGAATCAAATTTTTTCAGGGGTCAGCCTATAAAATTAACATATCTTCTtcatcccctcctccccttctcgcCATCACTGctcccttcttccccttcttccccaCCTCACCGCCGTTGCTCCCTACCTTGCCCCCGCGccgcttttcttcttctccctcaccCCCGCGCCTCTTCTCTCCCGCACCAGCCTGCTACTACTCTCCCATACTTTTCTAGCTGCTCCTTGCCCACGCCGCGGTGCTCGCCCACTGCTGGGCCACCAGAGCATGCCTGCGCGGCAGAGCTCGCCCATGGGACGGTTGTAACACCCGTAAAATCTACCAActcaaatcacccgctaaaaattattttcaaaatctttttaccgttgagctcccgaaaatctaaATCTTCCcagcgatttcgccgtcccggcacccaaagccGACAACCGTCCTTTTTATCCTCCCCGTAAATTTCGCCACGTGCCGGTCAACAAACCGCCGCGCGCGCTTCGACCGCATCCCGCAATCACCGCCAACtccccctttctttttcctctctctcctattttcttttccctttcccttccttcgcttcctctttttcttctttcttcttccttcctcctcctccttcctctttcttcctcctccttcttcctagCTGACCGCACGCAGGCCCCTGTCCCCCGGCCGACGCTTGCCTCCTCCCTCCAGGCTGCAACGGCCAGCGCCCCCAGGGCCCCTCCTTGCCTCACCCGACCCCCTGGCCGCGCGCCAACACCCCCGGGGCCCACGCCGCCGGGACCAACCTCGCGGAATCGCCAGCCGCGCAAGCCCCAGCGCCCGACCCCGACGCCGCGCCTGCccgaccccgcctccggccccccTCCCGTCGCCGGCTCCTCCCCGTCGATGGCCCCTACCCACACCGCTCGGAGCTCGCCGGCCCCCACATCGCCGGTAGCTCGTCGTTACCTCCCctcgccgcctataaaagggggccttGACGTCTGGAGCTCGCCACTCCATCACCACCATTCCCCCGCACCACAAGCTCATAACCCTCCCTTGTTGCCCCCTGCCACCGCCCCCACAAGCCGGCACCGCCATCCCACCGCCAGtagcgccgcccctcccgtgcgccgccgcctccctacccaccgccggccgcccccttcCCATCACCAAATCCCCAAGGTAAAGGGCAAAACGGAGTCCCCACGGTCTCCTCCACCTTTCCTCACCGCCCAATCTCGCCGTCAGCGAGCCATGGCCGGCCGCCCCCACCAGatttcccctcctcctccctcttcaaGTCACGGTtcaaaggaggaggaagaaacgcCCCCctccaatttcgatctaaccccctacttCTCTCTATTTGCGAAataaccctcccacctctctcatacTCTTCTCACagatatgcccttccacctcccaaaagtatttacaaagaGGTCCCTGGTTTCTCGCAAATTAGTGCAAAGCCTTATTTTAACCCCTAAATACACGGttatctcgtcatttcatgtgccaaacttcctccaattgatcccaaattcgaccacgtcatcctccagtatacttccgcCGAGTCATACCCaagtttcatgaaaatacttattccttctattttccgttcgcgttctttGTTCAaggctcaacgggtaaaatcttattttcttttatttattgtgagCTCGATTGTTTGTGCCGTAGGTCGCGGAGTACctgaggaggagcccgaggaagagtttgatcgcgagcccgagcccaaggaccagcaccgcgagcaggaactcccgaaaggctttgaggacggcaagtccaatctcaccctttgatgcatatttattcctagtttttcaaacacaacctattggcc
Proteins encoded in this window:
- the LOC117849102 gene encoding expansin-A23; translation: MLVLYTYGHTRCIEQSYSVQHIQVHIHTRLQEHTNGDTHKPATHSLICTSSRELDRSIIGMAPARAFAVLLLIAGCWAWATSAAADGVATNSSPPSSAPAPVVWERAHATFYGGADASDTMGGACGYGNLYAQGYGTRTAALSTVLFNDGASCGQCYKIACDRKTDPTWCRPGVTVTVTATNFCPPNWEYPDGGWCNTVRPHFDMAQPAWEKIGTDYRAGIIPVIYQRVPCMKRGGVRFTIYGHDYFNLVLVTNVAGAGSIRSMDVRSSDSTEWMPMARNWGANWHSLVYLSGKRLSFRVTITDGQTLAFANVVPAGWAFGLTLASNLQFKS
- the LOC117849114 gene encoding expansin-A24, which translates into the protein MASARVLAVVLLALGWAMAVAADDVATTSSPSPPPAPAPIVWQRAHATFYGGADAAGTMGGACGYGNLYSQGYGSRTAALSTVLFADGASCGQCYKIACDRKTNPALCKPGVTVTVTATNFCPPNWEFPDGGWCNTVRPHFDMAQPAWEKIGADTRVGIIPVIYQRVPCVRRGGVRFTINGHDYFNLVLVANVAAAGSIKSMDVKTSDSTDWMPMARNWGANWHSLAYLSGKRLSFRVTITDGQTLEFTNVVPPGWTFGVTFASNLQFK